From Plasmodium relictum strain SGS1 genome assembly, chromosome: 8, the proteins below share one genomic window:
- the PRPF19 gene encoding pre-mRNA-processing factor 19, putative, translating to MSILCTISGQTPEEPVVSKTGYIFEKRLIEKHIINYGICPVSGELLTLQDLYPIKNEKIVKPRPITASSIPGLLSIFQTEWDSIISEMFSLRTHVNDIRNQLSHSLYQYDAATRVIAKLLKEKNNYKEEIDNLRNQIFQLKSGSDINEFEIGITEDLLNEMQTVAKDLLMKRKKRKIENVCSVDQWKEFKNSNEFNIHSSVIAGVTCLSLDANKYKYNYYDDHTNHNFFSGGKDGNIYYVSLSDNKILSKLQGHLKKINSIVSHPSNFICISGSNDKTIRIWKGDSDTNEYVTSHVIKKHKDNITSLSLHPLENCFISSSKDNTWILHDLETSKTIKICKNNPSSFKNVSIHPDGMMLGVASDDSNIHIYDIKSQEYKASLTGHKKAVECISFSENGYYLASCSKDNTVRLWDLRKALSFQTLELEQSPKHITFDYSGKYLSVAVGNDIQIYNFETKNEVTLINTLLSHTDTVTQTCFGSRTSYLLSSSMDKTIKLWN from the coding sequence ATGTCGATATTATGTACTATAAGTGGGCAAACACCAGAAGAGCCTGTTGTAAGTAAAACTGgttatatatttgaaaaaagaTTAATTGAAAAGCACATAATAAACTACGGTATATGCCCAGTAAGTGGAGAACTGTTAACTCTACAAGATTTATATccaattaaaaatgaaaaaatagttAAACCAAGACCAATTACCGCGAGTAGCATTCCAGGTCTGTTATCAATTTTTCAAACTGAGTGGGACTCCATAATATCTGAAATGTTCAGTTTAAGAACACATGTTAATGATATTAGAAATCAACTTAGCCATAGTTTATATCAGTATGATGCAGCAACAAGAGTTATTgcaaaattattaaaagaaaaaaataattataaagaagaaatagataatttaagaaatcaaatttttcaattaaaaagtGGAAGtgatataaatgaatttgAAATAGGAATAACTGaagatttattaaatgaaatgcAAACAGTTGCAAAGGATTTATtgatgaaaagaaaaaaaagaaaaattgaaaatgtCTGTTCGGTTGATCAATGgaaagaatttaaaaattcaaatgAATTTAATATACATTCTTCAGTAATAGCAGGGGTAACATGCTTATCTCTAGATgctaataaatataaatataattattacgATGATCATACAAATCATAACTTTTTTTCTGGAGGAAAAGAtggaaatatatattatgtcTCTTTATCTGATAATAAAATCTTATCGAAATTACAAggacatttaaaaaaaattaattcaatCGTATCTCACCCATcaaattttatatgtatttctGGATCTAATGATAAAACTATCAGAATATGGAAAGGAGATTCTGATACTAACGAATATGTTACTTCtcatgtaataaaaaaacataaagataatataacGTCACTGTCTTTGCATCCTTTAGAAAATTGCTTTATAAGCTCTTCTAAAGATAATACATGGATTTTACATGATTTAGAAACTTCTAAAACTATTaaaatttgtaaaaataacccaagttcttttaaaaatgtatcTATTCACCCTGATGGAATGATGCTAGGAGTTGCATCAGATGATTctaatattcatatttatgatataaaaaGTCAAGAATATAAGGCATCTTTAACAGGACATAAAAAAGCAGTAGAGTGTATTTCATTTAGTGAAAATGGATATTATTTAGCTTCTTGTTCTAAAGATAACACAGTCAGATTATGGGATTTGAGAAAAGCCCTTAGTTTTCAAACATTAGAATTAGAGCAATCACCAAAACATATTACATTTGATTATTCTGGAAAATATTTGTCAGTTGCAGTAGGAAATgatatacaaatatataactTTGAAACAAAAAATGAAGTTACTTTAATTAACACTCTTTTATCTCATACTGATACTGTTACACAAACATGTTTTGGTAGTAGAACTTCCTATTTATTATCAAGTTCAATGGACAAAACCATTAAATTATGGAATTAA